In Burkholderia contaminans, the following proteins share a genomic window:
- the ilvA gene encoding threonine ammonia-lyase, biosynthetic, whose amino-acid sequence MASHDYLKKILTARVYDVAIETELESARNLSARLRNAVYLKREDNQPVFSFKLRGAYNKMAHIPAEALARGVITASAGNHAQGVAFSAARMGVKAVIVVPVTTPQVKVDAVRAHGGPSVEVIQAGESYSDAYAHAVKVQEERGLTFVHPFDDPYVIAGQGTIAMEILRQHQGPIHAIFVPIGGGGLASGVAAYVKAVRPEIKVIGVQAEDSCAMAQSLEAGKRVELSEVGLFADGTAVKLVGEETFRLCSEYLDGVVTVNTDALCAAIKDVFQDTRSVLEPSGALAVAGAKLYAEREGIENQTLVAVTSGANMNFDRMRFVAERAEVGEAREAVFAVTIPEERGSFKRFCSLVGDRNVTEFNYRIADAQAAHIFVGVQIKRRGESAEIAANFESHGFQTVDLTHDELSKEHIRYMVGGRSPLALDERLFRFEFPERPGALMKFLSSMAPDWNISLFHYRNQGADYSSILVGLQVPQADHAEFERFLAALGYPYVEESANPAYRLFLS is encoded by the coding sequence ATGGCATCCCACGATTACCTGAAGAAAATCCTCACCGCGCGCGTCTACGACGTCGCGATCGAGACGGAACTCGAATCCGCCCGCAACCTGTCGGCCCGGCTGCGCAACGCCGTTTACCTGAAGCGCGAGGACAACCAGCCGGTGTTCTCGTTCAAGCTGCGCGGCGCGTACAACAAGATGGCGCACATTCCGGCGGAAGCGCTCGCGCGCGGCGTGATTACGGCGTCGGCCGGCAATCACGCGCAGGGTGTCGCGTTCTCGGCGGCCCGGATGGGCGTCAAGGCCGTGATCGTCGTGCCGGTCACGACGCCGCAGGTGAAGGTCGATGCGGTGCGTGCGCACGGCGGCCCGAGCGTGGAGGTGATCCAGGCCGGCGAGTCGTACAGCGACGCGTATGCACACGCGGTCAAGGTGCAGGAAGAGCGCGGCCTCACGTTCGTCCACCCGTTCGACGATCCGTACGTGATCGCCGGCCAGGGCACGATCGCGATGGAAATCCTCCGCCAGCATCAGGGCCCGATCCACGCGATCTTCGTGCCGATCGGCGGCGGCGGGCTCGCGTCCGGCGTCGCGGCCTACGTGAAGGCGGTGCGCCCGGAGATCAAGGTGATCGGCGTGCAGGCCGAGGATTCGTGCGCGATGGCGCAATCGCTGGAAGCCGGCAAGCGTGTCGAGCTGAGCGAGGTCGGCCTGTTCGCGGACGGCACCGCCGTGAAGCTGGTCGGCGAAGAAACCTTCCGGCTCTGCAGCGAATACCTCGACGGCGTCGTGACGGTGAACACCGACGCACTGTGCGCGGCGATCAAGGACGTCTTCCAGGATACGCGCAGCGTGCTCGAGCCGTCCGGCGCGCTCGCGGTCGCGGGCGCGAAGCTCTACGCGGAACGCGAAGGCATCGAGAACCAGACGCTCGTCGCGGTCACGTCCGGCGCGAACATGAACTTCGACCGGATGCGCTTCGTCGCCGAGCGCGCGGAAGTGGGTGAAGCGCGCGAAGCCGTGTTCGCGGTCACGATCCCCGAGGAGCGCGGCAGCTTCAAGCGCTTCTGCTCGCTCGTCGGCGACCGCAACGTCACCGAGTTCAACTACCGGATCGCCGATGCGCAGGCCGCGCACATCTTCGTCGGCGTGCAGATCAAGCGCCGCGGCGAATCGGCCGAGATCGCCGCGAACTTCGAATCGCACGGCTTCCAGACCGTCGACCTGACGCACGACGAGCTGTCGAAGGAACACATCCGCTACATGGTGGGCGGCCGTTCGCCGCTCGCGCTCGACGAGCGCCTGTTCCGCTTCGAATTCCCGGAACGGCCGGGCGCGCTGATGAAGTTCCTGTCGTCGATGGCGCCGGACTGGAACATCAGCCTGTTCCACTACCGTAACCAGGGCGCGGACTACAGCTCGATCCTCGTCGGGCTGCAGGTGCCGCAGGCCGATCACGCCGAATTCGAACGCTTCCTCGCGGCACTCGGTTATCCGTATGTCGAGGAGAGCGCCAACCCGGCTTACCGCCTCTTCCTGTCGTAA
- the queF gene encoding NADPH-dependent 7-cyano-7-deazaguanine reductase QueF (Catalyzes the NADPH-dependent reduction of 7-cyano-7-deazaguanine (preQ0) to 7-aminomethyl-7-deazaguanine (preQ1) in queuosine biosynthesis) encodes MNPEHSPLGKATVYAAQYDASLLFPIPRAGAREQLGITSALPFFGTDIWNAYELSWLNARGKPQIAVATFYVPAESPNIVESKSFKLYLGSFAQTKFDSIDAVRDALKRDVSAACGASVSVQLVSPHDFGKLEMDELDGLSLDRLDLDTDVYEPDPSLLSAAEDEAPVEETLVSDLLRSNCPVTGQPDWGSVQIHYVGPQIDHAGLLRYIISFRNHTGFHEQCVERIFLDILHACKPVKLAVYARYTRRGGLDINPFRTNYNQPMPDNARNARQ; translated from the coding sequence ATGAATCCCGAACATTCCCCGCTCGGCAAGGCCACCGTCTACGCCGCCCAGTACGACGCGTCGCTGCTGTTCCCGATCCCGCGCGCCGGCGCGCGCGAACAGCTCGGCATCACGTCGGCGCTGCCGTTCTTCGGCACCGACATCTGGAACGCCTACGAACTGTCGTGGCTCAACGCGCGCGGCAAGCCGCAGATCGCCGTTGCGACGTTCTACGTGCCGGCCGAATCGCCGAACATCGTCGAATCGAAGTCGTTCAAGCTGTATCTCGGCTCGTTCGCGCAGACGAAGTTCGATTCGATCGACGCGGTGCGCGACGCGCTGAAGCGCGACGTGTCGGCCGCGTGCGGCGCGAGCGTCTCGGTGCAGCTCGTGTCGCCGCACGATTTCGGCAAGCTCGAGATGGACGAGCTCGACGGGCTGTCGCTCGATCGGCTCGACCTCGACACCGACGTGTACGAACCCGATCCGTCGCTGCTGTCGGCCGCTGAAGACGAAGCGCCGGTCGAGGAAACCCTCGTGTCCGACCTGCTGCGCTCGAACTGCCCGGTCACCGGCCAGCCCGACTGGGGCAGCGTGCAGATCCACTACGTCGGGCCGCAGATCGATCACGCGGGCCTGTTGCGTTACATCATCTCGTTCCGCAATCACACGGGCTTTCACGAGCAGTGCGTCGAGCGGATCTTCCTCGACATCCTGCACGCGTGCAAACCGGTGAAGCTCGCGGTATATGCGCGCTATACGCGCCGCGGCGGGCTCGACATCAACCCGTTCCGCACGAATTACAACCAGCCGATGCCGGACAACGCGCGTAATGCGCGGCAGTGA
- a CDS encoding bleomycin resistance protein, which translates to MEWAALVPELICSDLAGSIRFYRDVLGFRIRFERPEDGFAYLEIGRAQLMLEQYSPESWLTGPLEPPFGRGINFQIEVDALDPILDRIRAAGVVPFVEPRTSWYREDDIEHGQVEMLVQDPDGYLLRLVEILPERPVSG; encoded by the coding sequence ATGGAATGGGCCGCACTGGTGCCGGAGCTGATCTGCTCGGACCTTGCCGGAAGCATTCGCTTCTATCGCGACGTGCTCGGATTCCGGATTCGCTTCGAGCGTCCGGAAGACGGGTTCGCCTACCTTGAAATCGGGCGGGCCCAGTTGATGCTCGAGCAGTACAGTCCGGAGAGCTGGCTGACCGGTCCGCTGGAGCCGCCGTTCGGGCGCGGGATCAATTTTCAGATCGAGGTCGACGCGCTCGATCCCATCCTCGACAGGATTCGCGCCGCGGGCGTGGTGCCGTTCGTCGAGCCGCGCACGTCCTGGTATCGGGAGGACGATATCGAGCATGGCCAGGTCGAGATGCTGGTGCAGGATCCCGACGGCTACCTGTTGCGCCTGGTGGAGATCCTCCCGGAGCGGCCGGTGAGCGGGTGA